In Thiospirochaeta perfilievii, a single window of DNA contains:
- the proC gene encoding pyrroline-5-carboxylate reductase — translation MKKISFIGAGNMAYAMADALFNGSKESTIGVYDIDSNRVKLFLNSFNTAVEYPSIKSLADSSDIVILAVKPQIIDIVLADLVDCNKIVVSIAAGISLESLVEKLPKAFVTRVMPNTPSLVGEMAAGVSFSKTMSEKQKSDVLSFLNYSGMAIEVEDESMDAVTGISGSGPAFAARIMNHFINAGIDQGLDSQTSRKLALNTFLGTAKLLLEKDMEIEELIKMVSSPGGTTVAGREILESSNIEKIIKETVIATVKRSKELGGK, via the coding sequence ATGAAAAAAATTAGTTTTATTGGCGCTGGTAATATGGCATATGCCATGGCGGATGCTCTTTTTAACGGGAGTAAAGAGAGTACAATAGGTGTTTACGACATAGATAGTAATAGGGTTAAGCTTTTTTTGAACTCTTTTAATACTGCTGTAGAATACCCCTCAATTAAGTCCCTAGCTGATAGTTCGGATATAGTTATCTTAGCAGTTAAACCCCAGATAATTGATATTGTATTAGCAGATCTAGTAGATTGTAATAAGATCGTTGTCTCAATAGCCGCTGGAATAAGCCTAGAGTCATTAGTTGAAAAACTACCTAAAGCCTTTGTTACAAGGGTTATGCCAAATACTCCATCCTTAGTAGGTGAAATGGCAGCAGGTGTATCTTTCTCTAAAACCATGAGTGAAAAGCAAAAAAGTGATGTTCTAAGTTTTTTAAACTACTCTGGGATGGCTATTGAAGTGGAAGATGAGTCTATGGATGCTGTTACAGGAATAAGTGGTTCAGGTCCCGCCTTTGCTGCAAGAATAATGAACCATTTTATTAATGCTGGTATTGACCAGGGCCTAGATAGTCAGACATCAAGGAAGTTAGCACTTAATACATTTTTAGGAACAGCTAAGCTGCTTCTAGAAAAGGATATGGAAATAGAGGAACTAATTAAAATGGTTAGCTCTCCTGGAGGTACGACCGTAGCAGGTAGAGAAATTCTGGAAAGTTCTAATATTGAAAAAATTATAAAAGAGACTGTTATAGCAACTGTTAAAAGAAGTAAAGAGTTAGGTGGAAAATGA
- a CDS encoding glutamate-5-semialdehyde dehydrogenase, with the protein MIKDSVIALKGISSKLSSIDVDIRNRALLSIEKGLLDNIDYILSENRKDLDSSQGLNNSLYKRLILSRDKIETIISGIQEVRGLKDPLGQVQLKRELDSNLTLTRFSVPIGVIGVIFESRPDALVQISSLFIKSGNCGILKGGKEAIHTNRALFKVIRESLFTVSETLASSLELAESREDIKEILELDQYIDLMIPRGGNELVQYIKNNTKIPVMGHTDGICHLFMSKDGDIDMGLKLTLDSKCQYPAVCNAIETLLVEESIAKEFLPRVKTFLEDNKVELRGCDKTVEIIDINRATEVDWDTEYNDYILSIKIVSDLEDAISFINKHGSGHTDCIVTDNSESWDKFLMNVDSASVFLNASTRFADGNRYGFGAEVGISTNKIHSRGPVGLEGLTIYKYKLIGHGDIVADYASGKKCYSHKDIK; encoded by the coding sequence ATGATAAAAGATAGTGTAATAGCCTTAAAGGGGATAAGTTCTAAGTTGTCCTCAATAGATGTAGATATAAGAAATAGAGCCCTTTTAAGTATAGAGAAGGGGCTACTTGATAATATAGACTATATCCTCTCTGAAAATAGAAAGGATTTAGATAGTTCCCAGGGGTTAAATAACTCTCTATATAAAAGATTAATTTTATCAAGGGACAAAATTGAGACAATTATCTCAGGTATCCAGGAAGTAAGGGGGTTAAAAGACCCTTTAGGGCAGGTGCAATTAAAAAGGGAACTTGATAGCAATTTAACTCTAACTAGGTTCTCAGTTCCTATAGGGGTAATAGGGGTTATTTTTGAATCTCGACCAGATGCCCTAGTTCAAATATCATCCCTATTTATAAAATCTGGAAACTGTGGAATTCTAAAGGGTGGAAAAGAGGCCATCCATACAAATAGAGCCCTCTTTAAAGTAATTAGAGAGAGTCTTTTTACAGTTAGTGAGACTCTAGCTTCTTCCCTTGAGTTAGCTGAATCCCGGGAAGATATAAAAGAGATCTTAGAACTAGATCAGTATATTGACTTAATGATACCCCGGGGTGGTAATGAGTTAGTTCAATATATAAAGAATAATACAAAAATTCCTGTAATGGGTCATACAGATGGTATCTGCCATCTATTTATGTCTAAGGATGGGGACATTGATATGGGGCTTAAATTAACCTTAGATTCAAAGTGTCAGTATCCTGCAGTATGTAACGCCATAGAGACTCTACTTGTGGAAGAGTCAATTGCTAAGGAGTTTTTACCTAGGGTTAAAACATTTTTAGAGGATAATAAAGTCGAGCTTCGAGGTTGTGATAAAACTGTTGAAATTATTGATATTAATAGGGCTACAGAAGTTGATTGGGATACAGAGTATAATGATTATATTCTCTCTATTAAGATTGTTTCCGATCTAGAGGATGCTATATCATTTATTAATAAACACGGTAGTGGGCATACGGACTGTATTGTAACTGACAATAGTGAGAGTTGGGATAAATTCTTAATGAACGTAGACTCTGCATCAGTATTTTTAAACGCTTCAACTAGATTTGCAGATGGGAATAGATATGGATTTGGAGCAGAAGTTGGTATCTCAACTAATAAAATCCATTCAAGGGGCCCTGTTGGTCTAGAAGGTTTAACTATATATAAATATAAGCTAATTGGTCATGGAGATATAGTTGCCGACTACGCAAGTGGAAAAAAATGCTACAGCCATAAGGATATAAAATGA
- the proB gene encoding glutamate 5-kinase translates to MRIVVKIGSALISRGCSINYNWIGDKIKEISALMKAGHEVVLVSSGSVAAGMEVRNVKVRPKDTVELQLLSGQGQVKLMEFYRNWFRDESIFVAQILVTHHNFATSKEKQSVHNIIEAYLKRGILPIMNENDLVNKEELDYERLFTDNDILSSLIAKEMEADLLLMLTDVDGLYDGNPKKDKSAKLIELVEKIDDSVKDMATPETNSLGLGGMISKVTAAETCTKAGIDTIVASGHKNLTEIINGLVPRTLFKA, encoded by the coding sequence ATGAGGATTGTTGTAAAAATAGGAAGCGCCTTAATAAGTCGTGGATGTAGTATTAACTATAACTGGATTGGTGATAAAATTAAGGAAATTTCCGCTTTAATGAAGGCTGGACACGAGGTGGTTTTAGTCTCTTCTGGATCAGTAGCAGCAGGTATGGAGGTTCGTAATGTAAAAGTTAGACCAAAGGACACTGTTGAACTTCAACTATTATCTGGCCAGGGACAGGTTAAACTTATGGAATTCTATAGGAACTGGTTTAGGGATGAATCAATATTTGTTGCTCAGATATTAGTGACCCACCATAATTTTGCGACTTCTAAGGAGAAACAGTCAGTACACAATATTATTGAGGCCTATTTAAAGCGGGGTATTCTCCCAATTATGAACGAGAATGACCTTGTAAATAAGGAGGAGTTAGATTACGAGCGGCTATTTACCGATAACGATATTTTATCCTCCCTTATTGCAAAGGAGATGGAAGCTGATCTACTACTTATGTTAACAGATGTTGATGGATTATATGATGGGAACCCAAAAAAGGACAAAAGTGCAAAACTAATTGAATTAGTAGAAAAAATTGATGATTCAGTTAAAGATATGGCAACACCAGAGACCAATTCCCTAGGTTTAGGTGGAATGATCTCCAAGGTTACTGCTGCTGAAACTTGTACAAAAGCTGGTATTGATACAATAGTTGCTAGTGGTCATAAAAATCTTACAGAGATAATTAATGGTTTAGTACCAAGGACACTTTTTAAGGCATAA
- a CDS encoding MATE family efflux transporter produces MEKMEENKFDKSEIKGIFTGPLSPVIIKLAMPILAGMVFQLFYTIVDTAFINFIDPKNPAILGGTGYIFPVMFVAMALSNGLSVGLSALVAKGIGEKDDNIIYKTAESGLFIALVISVLVYVFGYVFSEQIILGLGATGDYFKYGHDYFIYILPITGFMLFGSVLGGILQGEGLMQKFMNYMIIGTVLNIVLDPFFIFESINLKFITIPGLGLGVKGAAIATVIGQFFSFIYLVSIFIKKETLVTLEWKFSHVTPSIMKRIFFIGFPQSFGQLIMSFAFVIMNLIATKIDPLIVTSSSLVGRVEQLVYMPLFAIAAATITVVGQNMGRKSVDRVEKTWKVSMLISAGIVLFTSSMFFIFAQKIYGLFKQTPEVTFYAVTQTRVIMPFMLISAVVIITRAVYQAIGYPIPGLMLTSLRFFVIVIPSMLIYVFVFDLGFHGMLYGHITAMIVTAIVAWFWMKSSMKKLKLGKLKTI; encoded by the coding sequence ATGGAAAAAATGGAAGAGAATAAATTTGACAAATCTGAGATTAAAGGGATTTTTACTGGTCCCCTATCTCCTGTTATTATTAAGTTAGCAATGCCAATTTTGGCAGGTATGGTATTTCAGCTATTTTATACAATAGTTGATACAGCGTTTATTAACTTTATAGACCCTAAAAACCCAGCTATTTTAGGTGGTACTGGATACATATTTCCAGTTATGTTTGTTGCGATGGCACTATCTAATGGTCTCTCTGTAGGGCTATCCGCCCTAGTTGCAAAGGGTATTGGGGAAAAAGATGATAATATTATATATAAAACTGCAGAGTCTGGTCTATTTATAGCCCTAGTAATATCTGTATTAGTTTATGTTTTTGGATACGTCTTCTCTGAACAGATAATTCTTGGTTTAGGGGCAACAGGAGACTACTTTAAATATGGACACGACTACTTTATCTATATTTTACCAATAACTGGATTTATGTTATTTGGATCTGTACTAGGCGGAATTCTACAGGGTGAAGGTTTGATGCAGAAGTTTATGAACTATATGATAATTGGAACAGTCTTAAATATAGTATTAGACCCCTTCTTTATATTTGAAAGTATAAACCTTAAATTTATTACGATTCCAGGTCTTGGTCTAGGAGTTAAGGGAGCTGCTATAGCCACGGTTATAGGGCAGTTTTTCTCCTTTATATACTTGGTTTCAATATTTATAAAAAAAGAGACATTAGTAACTTTAGAGTGGAAATTCTCCCATGTAACCCCATCTATAATGAAAAGAATATTTTTTATAGGTTTTCCCCAGAGTTTTGGTCAGTTAATTATGTCCTTTGCTTTTGTAATTATGAATTTAATTGCTACAAAAATAGATCCATTAATTGTTACATCCTCCTCCCTTGTAGGTAGGGTCGAACAGCTAGTCTATATGCCACTTTTTGCAATAGCCGCTGCTACTATAACAGTAGTTGGTCAAAATATGGGTCGAAAGAGTGTAGATAGAGTAGAAAAAACGTGGAAGGTAAGTATGTTAATATCCGCAGGGATAGTTCTATTTACATCATCAATGTTTTTTATATTTGCTCAAAAGATCTATGGATTATTTAAACAAACCCCTGAGGTTACCTTTTATGCAGTAACCCAAACAAGGGTAATAATGCCATTTATGCTTATATCCGCTGTTGTAATTATAACTAGGGCTGTCTACCAGGCAATTGGTTATCCAATACCTGGGTTAATGCTTACATCGTTACGTTTTTTTGTAATAGTAATACCTTCAATGCTTATATATGTATTTGTTTTTGACCTTGGTTTCCACGGGATGTTATACGGTCATATTACAGCAATGATTGTTACTGCAATAGTTGCATGGTTCTGGATGAAAAGCTCTATGAAAAAACTTAAATTAGGTAAACTCAAAACAATATAA
- a CDS encoding RrF2 family transcriptional regulator produces the protein MKVSAKGRYAVRSVINLSLSINTQKSVREVATQESISSDFLEKIFRSLKKGGIIKSIRGAHGGFTLNKQPGDITVLEVLEAIGEEFNPTPCASDKCGKECDISYFWTMTREYVTDFFSKITIEDIIKREIKL, from the coding sequence ATGAAAGTATCTGCAAAAGGGAGGTATGCCGTTAGATCGGTAATAAATCTCTCCCTTTCAATTAATACCCAAAAGTCAGTTAGGGAGGTAGCAACTCAAGAGTCTATCTCCTCTGACTTTTTAGAAAAAATATTTAGATCTTTAAAAAAAGGTGGAATTATTAAGTCTATTCGTGGAGCCCATGGTGGTTTTACCCTTAATAAGCAGCCTGGAGATATTACAGTTTTAGAGGTTTTAGAGGCTATTGGCGAAGAGTTCAACCCTACACCCTGTGCATCGGATAAGTGTGGAAAGGAGTGTGATATATCATACTTTTGGACAATGACAAGAGAGTACGTAACGGACTTTTTTAGTAAGATTACTATTGAAGATATTATAAAAAGAGAAATTAAACTGTGA
- the pepN gene encoding aminopeptidase N has product MKEIFLKDYIEPNYLIPNVELYINILEKEAVVTSMLTIVKNCSGDTPLVLDGKELKLHSVLLDGKEIFDFDYSDDKLTIKNLPNKAVLTTTVSIDPYNNKSMEGFYKSGNILCTQNEAEGFRRVTFFSDRPDVMSKYTITVEGDKKVFPKLLSNGNLVESTPIGENRLRNKWEDPFAKPCYLVAIVAGDLESITDSFTTKSGRVIDLEIYTDPGQSNKAYHAMESLKKSMKWDEDTFGLEYDLDLYMVVAVDSFNAGAMENKGLNIFNSAYVLADPKTATDSDFEGVEGVIAHEYFHNWTGNRVTCRDWFQLTLKEGLTVFRDQEFSSDKTDRTVKRISDVSILRSHQYPEDKGPNSHPIKPESYFTIDNFYTATVYEKGAEVIRMIFTLLGKEKFRAGMDLYFKRHTGEAVTTEDFVSAMEDASGFDLTQFKRWYSQAGTPVISVDSSYNNGEFTLKVKQEIPKTSYNCPREPLFFPFPIGLYDKDGRDLTPEAGKNLIISKEYEEFTFKTENRVIPSLAQGFSAPIEVRYNYSTDELITLLTADKDKFNKFDAARRLTMISIDTIIGDIRTNRECSIDKRIIESYKKLLTDPTLEKRYLATLLYIPEVKDIALTMEEYDFKLANRARNIYLKQLATELKSNLFRLFEDNLAIDAVAERSIKNSALSILSFLGDDIAEIAQKQFALAENMTDYMAAFMSLQKCSDTVRIEANKSFKEKWKDNFLVMNKWFITQAIRDDETVLDDIKKLSLDELFDNTNPNRIRSLFGAFAGRNSAHFHSEDGQGYKFIADKIIDIDSYNSHVSSSLASAFQPYKYLGEKQAKLMKEQLIRISQKEGISTGLNEIILKTLKARD; this is encoded by the coding sequence ATGAAAGAGATTTTTTTAAAGGATTATATAGAACCAAATTACCTAATCCCAAATGTTGAATTATATATCAATATATTAGAGAAGGAAGCTGTAGTTACATCAATGTTAACTATTGTTAAAAACTGTAGTGGTGATACACCCCTAGTGCTAGATGGGAAGGAGTTAAAATTACACTCTGTTTTATTAGATGGAAAAGAGATTTTTGATTTTGACTATAGTGATGATAAACTTACTATTAAAAACCTACCTAATAAGGCTGTATTAACAACAACAGTTTCAATAGACCCATATAACAATAAATCCATGGAGGGTTTTTATAAATCTGGAAACATACTGTGTACACAGAATGAGGCTGAAGGTTTTAGAAGGGTAACTTTTTTCTCAGATAGACCAGATGTTATGTCAAAATATACAATAACTGTAGAAGGAGATAAAAAGGTTTTTCCTAAACTTTTAAGTAATGGTAATTTAGTTGAGTCTACTCCTATTGGAGAGAACCGATTAAGAAATAAATGGGAAGATCCCTTTGCAAAACCCTGTTACTTAGTTGCAATAGTTGCTGGAGATTTAGAGTCTATAACGGACTCCTTTACAACAAAATCCGGTAGAGTAATTGATCTTGAAATTTATACAGATCCAGGACAATCAAACAAGGCATATCATGCAATGGAGTCACTTAAAAAATCCATGAAGTGGGATGAGGATACCTTTGGACTAGAGTACGACCTTGATCTTTATATGGTAGTCGCTGTTGACTCTTTTAACGCAGGGGCTATGGAAAACAAAGGTTTAAATATATTTAATTCAGCCTATGTTTTAGCTGACCCAAAAACTGCTACAGATAGTGACTTTGAAGGTGTTGAAGGGGTTATAGCCCATGAATACTTCCATAACTGGACAGGAAATAGGGTTACATGTAGGGATTGGTTCCAATTAACCCTAAAAGAGGGCCTTACTGTATTTAGAGATCAAGAGTTCTCCTCAGATAAAACTGATAGAACAGTTAAAAGAATAAGTGATGTATCAATATTACGAAGTCATCAATACCCTGAGGATAAGGGGCCGAACTCCCATCCAATTAAGCCAGAATCATACTTTACAATTGATAACTTTTACACAGCTACTGTTTATGAAAAGGGAGCTGAAGTTATAAGAATGATTTTTACCCTACTTGGTAAAGAAAAATTTAGAGCAGGTATGGATCTATATTTTAAAAGACACACAGGGGAAGCTGTAACAACAGAGGATTTTGTCTCTGCAATGGAAGATGCATCAGGCTTTGATCTAACACAGTTTAAAAGATGGTACTCCCAAGCGGGAACACCTGTTATAAGTGTAGATTCGTCCTATAATAATGGGGAGTTTACTCTTAAAGTTAAACAGGAGATACCAAAAACATCATACAACTGTCCTAGGGAACCCCTATTTTTTCCATTCCCTATTGGTCTTTACGATAAAGATGGTAGAGATTTAACTCCAGAGGCTGGGAAGAATTTAATAATATCCAAGGAGTATGAAGAGTTTACTTTTAAAACAGAAAATAGAGTAATACCATCTTTAGCCCAAGGATTTTCTGCTCCTATCGAGGTAAGATATAACTACTCCACCGATGAATTAATTACACTTTTAACTGCAGATAAGGATAAATTTAATAAATTTGATGCAGCTAGAAGACTAACTATGATCTCAATAGATACTATTATTGGGGATATTAGGACTAATAGAGAGTGTAGTATTGATAAGAGAATAATTGAATCATATAAAAAACTTTTAACCGACCCTACCCTAGAGAAGAGATATTTAGCAACTCTTTTATATATTCCGGAGGTTAAAGATATCGCTTTAACTATGGAAGAGTATGATTTTAAATTAGCAAATAGAGCTAGAAATATATACTTAAAACAGCTAGCAACAGAGTTAAAATCAAACCTCTTTAGACTTTTTGAAGATAATCTTGCAATAGATGCTGTAGCGGAGAGAAGTATAAAAAACAGTGCCCTCTCAATTTTAAGTTTCCTAGGAGATGATATTGCAGAGATAGCACAGAAGCAGTTTGCCTTAGCAGAGAATATGACAGATTATATGGCTGCATTTATGAGCCTTCAAAAGTGTAGTGATACTGTTAGAATCGAAGCGAACAAATCTTTTAAAGAGAAGTGGAAAGATAACTTCCTAGTTATGAATAAGTGGTTTATAACCCAGGCAATAAGGGATGATGAGACTGTTTTAGATGATATTAAAAAGCTGAGTTTAGATGAACTATTTGATAATACAAATCCTAATAGGATTCGAAGCCTATTTGGTGCTTTTGCAGGTAGAAACAGTGCCCACTTCCATAGTGAAGATGGACAGGGGTATAAATTTATTGCTGATAAAATAATTGATATCGACTCATATAACTCCCACGTTTCATCCTCTTTAGCCTCAGCATTCCAGCCATATAAGTATCTTGGGGAGAAGCAGGCTAAATTAATGAAAGAGCAACTTATTAGAATATCCCAAAAAGAGGGTATTTCCACAGGTTTAAATGAGATAATTTTAAAAACTTTAAAAGCTAGGGATTAA
- a CDS encoding bifunctional folylpolyglutamate synthase/dihydrofolate synthase, protein MFSSINEAFEWMVSFTNFEKKPDLTKRGYRLDKMEYLLELFGNPHRAYKTLHVAGSKGKGSTCAFLASILTKAGFKTGVYSSPHLIDYRERITDNHTFFTKESYLDCINNIKDKLDSIEPSILPGGEPTTFELMTLAAFIIFKNEGCSWAVIETGLGGRLDSTNVVLPEASIITSIELEHTEILGDTLEKISFEKGGIIKQGRPIFTSNSRIEVLDTLSQIAKDRSSSFYATTKDFKYEITKEGGSLYYKGEKYKLGIEGRVQGINGVLAIETVKQILPQIDIETIKQGLMEAKIPGRFQVVNLTPTVVLDGAHTKGSIEEVVKTFNSLYNKGTIIFGVIKGKDIISMANIVSKNFENIIISTPGTFKESDIDFIEDIFTGLNCRVKKINSPLRAYNYAKDIGNPILVTGSFYMAGEIGRIIL, encoded by the coding sequence GTGTTTAGTAGTATTAATGAAGCTTTTGAATGGATGGTATCCTTTACTAATTTTGAAAAGAAACCGGATCTTACAAAGAGAGGATACCGTCTTGATAAGATGGAGTATCTTCTAGAACTTTTTGGGAACCCTCATAGGGCATATAAAACCCTTCATGTCGCTGGCTCTAAGGGAAAGGGATCAACCTGCGCTTTCTTGGCTTCTATTTTAACAAAGGCTGGATTTAAAACAGGGGTGTACTCCTCCCCTCACCTTATAGATTATAGGGAGAGAATAACAGATAATCATACTTTTTTTACTAAAGAGAGTTACTTAGACTGTATTAATAACATTAAGGATAAATTAGATAGTATTGAACCATCGATACTCCCTGGTGGGGAACCTACAACCTTTGAACTTATGACCCTGGCAGCCTTTATTATTTTTAAAAATGAGGGCTGTTCCTGGGCTGTAATAGAGACAGGTTTAGGGGGAAGGTTAGACTCTACAAATGTGGTTTTACCTGAGGCATCAATAATAACATCAATTGAGTTAGAACATACTGAGATATTAGGGGATACCCTAGAGAAAATCAGTTTTGAGAAGGGTGGAATTATAAAACAAGGTAGACCTATTTTTACCTCTAATAGCCGTATAGAGGTTTTAGATACACTAAGTCAGATAGCTAAAGATAGGTCCTCTAGTTTCTACGCTACCACAAAGGATTTTAAGTATGAAATAACTAAGGAAGGTGGTTCCCTATATTATAAAGGTGAAAAGTACAAACTTGGTATTGAGGGTCGTGTTCAAGGGATTAATGGAGTTTTAGCAATAGAAACAGTGAAACAGATACTCCCCCAAATAGATATAGAGACAATAAAACAGGGTCTTATGGAAGCCAAAATCCCTGGGAGATTCCAGGTTGTAAATTTAACACCTACAGTTGTACTAGATGGGGCCCATACTAAGGGTTCTATAGAAGAAGTTGTAAAAACATTTAACAGCTTATACAACAAAGGGACTATAATTTTTGGGGTTATTAAGGGTAAAGATATTATATCAATGGCTAATATAGTATCAAAAAACTTTGAAAATATTATTATATCTACACCTGGCACATTTAAAGAGTCAGATATAGACTTTATTGAGGATATATTTACGGGGTTAAATTGCAGAGTTAAAAAGATAAACTCCCCACTTAGGGCATATAACTATGCAAAAGATATAGGAAACCCTATTCTTGTAACAGGTTCTTTTTATATGGCTGGAGAGATTGGGAGGATTATATTATAA
- a CDS encoding response regulator, with protein MKTNSDFPSINTKSPDGVNAAGQSYRVLVVDDSMFVRKQISQILTSEGFEVVAQACDGAEGLEMYKEHHPNVDLVTMDITMPKMDGVTSLEKIIEFDKDAKVIMISALGKEELVKKSLLAGAKNYIVKPLDRKKVLERILQTLK; from the coding sequence ATGAAGACAAATTCTGACTTCCCATCTATAAACACAAAATCTCCCGATGGAGTGAATGCGGCTGGACAATCATATAGAGTACTTGTTGTTGATGATTCAATGTTTGTTCGAAAACAAATTTCACAAATTCTTACTAGCGAAGGATTTGAAGTAGTCGCCCAAGCTTGTGATGGAGCTGAAGGTCTTGAAATGTATAAAGAACATCATCCAAATGTGGACCTTGTAACAATGGATATTACTATGCCTAAAATGGACGGAGTAACATCCCTTGAGAAAATTATAGAGTTTGATAAAGACGCTAAAGTTATTATGATTAGTGCATTAGGTAAAGAAGAGTTAGTTAAAAAATCTCTTTTAGCCGGAGCAAAAAACTATATTGTAAAACCTTTAGATAGAAAAAAAGTTCTAGAACGAATACTTCAGACTTTAAAGTAG
- a CDS encoding anaerobic ribonucleoside-triphosphate reductase activating protein, producing MKIRQAGFLPTTLLDYPGEVSSVIFLPGCNLTCPYCHNPTIVHPEIDTLDAIEDVLNAIYKRKNLIGAVVISGGEPTLYEDLNEYIEMFKGWGLKVKLDTNGTNPSLIKTLKPDYIAMDLKTSLDKYPAIGFSDSVKILESLNWLKVSGIDYEIRTTAAPIIFTKSDLISILPLLSGVERYFITNFNRGNTLDPSYNINEPYSVEELEEFKDICLDAGINCTLR from the coding sequence ATGAAAATTAGACAGGCAGGGTTTCTTCCTACAACCCTTCTTGATTACCCGGGAGAGGTATCCTCTGTGATATTTCTACCTGGTTGTAATTTAACCTGCCCCTATTGCCACAACCCTACAATTGTTCATCCAGAAATAGATACCCTTGATGCTATAGAAGACGTATTAAATGCAATATATAAGAGAAAAAACCTTATAGGGGCTGTTGTTATTTCCGGGGGAGAACCAACCCTTTACGAGGATCTAAATGAGTATATAGAGATGTTTAAAGGGTGGGGCTTAAAAGTTAAATTAGATACTAATGGTACAAACCCATCTCTTATTAAAACTTTAAAACCAGATTATATAGCAATGGATCTAAAGACATCATTAGATAAATACCCTGCAATTGGTTTTAGTGATTCAGTTAAGATTCTAGAGAGTCTAAATTGGTTAAAAGTTTCCGGGATTGATTACGAGATTAGAACCACTGCTGCTCCAATTATTTTTACAAAGAGTGATTTAATATCAATTTTACCCCTACTTTCCGGTGTAGAGAGATATTTTATTACTAATTTTAACAGAGGAAACACACTGGATCCATCGTATAATATAAATGAACCCTATAGTGTAGAAGAGTTAGAAGAGTTTAAAGATATCTGTTTGGATGCAGGTATTAACTGCACCCTTCGATAA
- the nrdD gene encoding thioredoxin family protein produces the protein MIQAKSKINDKIEALEQQLLSVKGRETEQYARIVGYYRAVKNWNKGKKEEYKFRVNFSNTEFNKETNGTVEQKNRVKQQAESEISTNKIVKYMFFYRTTCPNCPPVKAIIDSLEIDGESVNADSSNGFTKAAKHGIFTAPTVLFLDSEGVEVSRTSKPSDLKKLLSERKII, from the coding sequence ATGATTCAGGCAAAGAGTAAAATTAACGACAAAATTGAAGCTTTAGAGCAACAGTTATTAAGTGTTAAGGGTCGGGAAACTGAACAGTACGCAAGAATAGTTGGTTACTACAGAGCTGTTAAAAACTGGAATAAGGGTAAGAAAGAAGAGTATAAATTCCGGGTTAACTTTAGTAATACAGAGTTTAATAAAGAGACTAACGGAACAGTAGAGCAAAAAAATAGAGTAAAACAACAAGCTGAATCAGAAATTTCTACTAATAAAATTGTAAAATATATGTTTTTCTACAGGACAACTTGTCCAAACTGTCCCCCTGTAAAGGCAATTATAGACTCTCTAGAAATTGATGGGGAGAGTGTTAATGCAGATAGCTCAAATGGTTTTACAAAGGCTGCAAAACATGGAATATTCACTGCTCCAACTGTACTTTTTTTAGATAGTGAAGGGGTAGAGGTAAGTAGAACTTCAAAACCCTCTGACCTTAAAAAACTACTTAGTGAGAGAAAAATAATATAA